A stretch of the Saprospiraceae bacterium genome encodes the following:
- a CDS encoding insulinase family protein: MNPAFLTLPQVQTDWKSLKLPEFQYTEWKSGFGLYQIQTNKKGLCSMEIVFRNGRCSEHKKLVARLTANQLQEGTLKLHSEEVADIIDFYGAQLAIFADLDFTVISMSCLQKHFEYLALFICDLIANPAFREEDLNRAKKVLKSQLQHQLTEPDYVSYREFTSLIYGRDSVYGYNTQTDLIDDVKPADLFRYQQENYIADYMNVFYCGELNAKTDRLFQKIGELFPLKNKGPISIPDHASTERLIKQIPIANCAQSSLKMGKRMFRKQDPDFFGMYVLNTILGDYFGSRLMKNIREDKGYTYDIHSTLDAQVYDGCFYISAELNPEKMQDAIHNIQQELILLQERKIPKPELELVRNYLCGNIMRLLDGPFQTMVFIKILVTEYGSTASLEELMDAILTVDSEKLKGLGQRYLNPETMSLVTAGAV, encoded by the coding sequence ATGAATCCTGCTTTTTTAACATTGCCCCAGGTTCAAACGGACTGGAAAAGTCTCAAACTGCCTGAATTTCAATATACTGAATGGAAATCGGGTTTTGGACTATACCAAATCCAAACCAACAAAAAAGGCCTTTGTTCGATGGAAATCGTGTTTCGAAATGGCCGTTGTTCCGAACATAAAAAATTAGTAGCCCGCCTCACCGCAAATCAATTGCAGGAAGGTACGCTAAAACTACATTCTGAGGAAGTAGCGGATATTATTGATTTTTATGGAGCCCAATTGGCCATTTTTGCGGATTTGGATTTTACGGTGATTTCCATGAGTTGCCTTCAAAAGCACTTTGAATACCTGGCTTTATTTATTTGTGATTTGATAGCTAATCCTGCATTCCGGGAAGAAGATCTCAACCGGGCCAAGAAAGTTCTCAAATCTCAATTACAGCACCAATTGACAGAACCTGATTATGTCAGTTATAGAGAATTTACCTCATTGATTTATGGGCGTGATTCCGTTTATGGTTACAATACACAAACAGATTTAATAGATGATGTAAAACCAGCTGATTTGTTTAGGTACCAGCAGGAAAATTATATTGCTGACTACATGAATGTATTTTACTGTGGTGAACTCAATGCTAAAACGGACCGTTTATTTCAAAAAATTGGTGAATTGTTTCCACTTAAAAATAAAGGGCCTATTTCAATTCCGGATCATGCTTCAACAGAAAGACTTATAAAACAGATACCCATAGCCAATTGTGCACAAAGTAGCCTTAAAATGGGCAAACGCATGTTCAGAAAACAAGATCCTGATTTCTTTGGAATGTATGTTTTAAATACCATTTTGGGCGATTATTTTGGTTCTCGTTTAATGAAAAACATCAGGGAAGATAAAGGATATACATACGACATTCATTCAACTCTGGACGCCCAGGTTTACGATGGGTGTTTTTATATCAGTGCTGAGTTGAATCCGGAAAAAATGCAGGATGCCATTCACAACATTCAACAGGAATTAATCCTTTTACAGGAGCGTAAAATACCTAAACCGGAATTGGAATTGGTCAGAAATTATTTGTGTGGAAATATCATGCGTTTATTGGATGGTCCATTTCAAACCATGGTTTTCATAAAAATTCTGGTGACCGAGTACGGTTCAACTGCTTCTTTGGAAGAATTGATGGATGCTATCCTGACAGTAGACTCAGAAAAACTCAAAGGATTGGGACAGCGCTATTTGAATCCTGAAACCATGAGTTTGGTAACCGCCGGAGCTGTTTGA